The stretch of DNA GCACTTCCGGTTCACCCCGAAACATTGCAGCTCCTAATAAACTAACTAAAGCACTAATTAAAGAAGCACACAGACACAAGAACCACGACCCCTAGACCACCAGCTTGCCTCCATACGCAGCCCAGCCCCAAGGCCCGCAGCACAATCGAGCTCCTAGCGAGCGAGCGCGGCATCTGCTTCATGCTAGGACCAAGTCGGCGGCGCGGCGACCGTCGTCGAAGTTGAGGGCGTAGCTGAGCGCGTCGTAGTGGAAGTTGAAGCGCTCccgtctgccgccgccgccgcgccacctgcGCCGCTCCGACTGCAGCCGCCGGATCCCCGCGCGCAGGCGCCAGTACAGGCCCCGGACCAGCTTGCTGCTCCGCCCGctcgccaccgccaccaccccggCCTCAACGGTCGCCACCACAGTCGCCATTCTCTTTGCGCGGGTACGGTGGGTGGGGGTACGACCAGACTGCGCTGTAAGCTAGCTAGAGCGGCATGCTCTCCACTCTCTGTGCTGTGCAGTCGTAGGTTGCGCGGCGCAGGCAGTGTGGTGTGGGCAAGAGAGAGAGcgaggatatggtgttgatgtggtGCGGGGAAAGCGTATATAACGACCTCCCAAGTCGGAACCTTTTGCTCCGTTAGGCCATCGCCTCTCTGGCTCTGCCTGCTTCGGTTCATGTCCTGGGTCCAGTACTAGTACCACTCCACTTCGCTAGCTAGTACAGTAGGCAGGTATAGGAATCTTAGCCAAATTTCACCGTAAAACTTCTACTGGTATGCGTTGGACGCTTGTCCTCCCGCTGATTTCTGAGAGGAATTTCAGACTTATCACTGACAGGATACCTGCTTAAGACCTTAAATCTAGTACTAGGTCAAAAAAAATCGGATACAGTATCAACCCTGCACTTGGAGCAGCAAATTTTACTAGATTATAAATACTGGGAAGTGGCTTGTGGAGGCTTTGTGATTGTACATAGCCAGCAGTGCTTGGATTCGACCTTGGGTGCAGCTGTGTACTCTACACACACTGGGGCCAAAAGACATGCGGTGGGAGCACTGGGTTCGGGACAATGGGTCATGGACTGTACCCGTGGGTCACATGGGCGCACTGAGTGAGGCACAGTGGCGGGTGTGGATTCGAGAGACCCTCTGCGGCTTGGGTTCACGGGCCGGCGTGCTCGTGCTTGGACTTTTACGTCGGCGTCAGCCTTCAAACCAGCGGCAGTGGATACCTGCCACGCCATGGAAATTCTCGAGATAAGATAAGAGGTTACCAAATAGTGAACTCCGACGTGATCGCTGCAGGTTTTTGGAGCAGAGCCGCAGGACAGACTGCGCTGGGCTCTTAGTAGGAGTATTGATTGATAGAGCCCGGAACAGTTGGCGGTTGAAGAATCATCCCGTGCTGTGCAGTGCAGTCCTGGCGTCTATTGATTGATATGGCAGGTCAGGTCCATCTTGGGGCACTCTTCCGATAATTGAGAGGGTGTCAGCTCAGCTCAGCGTGTTAATGCACGAGTCTTCTCTGTCAGAGCAATGGGTCCGTCCTAGATAGAGTGATACTGTAGTGATAATCTTGGGGCGCAGTAAAATCATTGGTGAGCTCTTAGACCAAGGTGCCTAAAATAATCCGGGCAATTGTCTTGTCACATCCTCCTCTCAACGGACGCATGTATTTTCTACTACTCCTACTTGGGAGTGCAGAGATTGGTTTGACAGAGCCTTGTGAGTAAAGAAGTGCGATACTGCTTGACAGACTCGCTAGTAGAAAAACGGTCATTTATTTCGATTTGTAAGGTTTATTTGTCTAGCTTGAGGAACCGGGGCTAGAGGATCGTTACTGATGAATCATAGATACACTGTAATCATCTTAGgggaggagggagtactacttttgTAAACAAATATATAAGATGTTTTAGGGGAAGAGGAGTAGGAGTGCTCCACCCCTGTATGAGTATTAAATTTtaaaaaacaaagcaggacatttaaaaaaatctgaaatttgggGATATGAAATCAAAGTGCCCAATATACTGCCGTGTAAAGTTTCGAGAGAAAAAAGTTACCAAGGAACGTACTCTCAATGAAAAGACAAAAAAGTTCCGTATAGAGAAAAAAATTGTTTGGATGGATTGTAGGTCGACATTTATTTTCTTCTCCGCGGATATATTTTCTGATATTTTTTCACGAAACTTCGCATGGAAATAGATTAGGCACGTTTGACTTTccaaatttttaattttttgatttgcTAGGTATTTTTTGAAATTAATTGTTGTATGGAGGTGTGGAGCCGTCACGAGCTCTTGTGTCTCtagccaaaataagtgtctcaattttaATACTATAACTTTGTGCTagaattagtacaaagttgagacatttattttggaacggagagagtattttTCAAATGTTGCAATATTTGTATACGAGTGTGGAGCAACCAGATGCAGCAAGATGAAGTAGCATTGTTATTCCGACTTCAATTTGAGGCAAGAATGTTGGTCCCTTGGCGACGAAGGGATACTCGCCGATTCCACGCCCAACTCACCCAGCCATTGACTCCACTATTATTTCTACACGCCAAGTCATTGACCCGTCCTTCTACAGATACAGATAGGAGCACTCCCAATTCTCGAATTTAGGCCACTCCAACTCCAAAGATCAAACATCACAGTGCGCAGCGTAGCTTTCTCCATGAGGCATCGCGGGGGGCCATTCAgaaaaagaacaaaagaaaaaagagaaatgcGGATCTAGTGCCAATCGATAGCCATATATACGCTTTTAAGCGAAGCACATGATCTTATCCTCGCAGGCTCCGAACCCTGCTTTCGTTTCGATGGTGGAGGGAGGGATCGTGTTCTTCCCCACCGTCCTCTATCCAGGGATAAAATGAGCCAGTGGGGAAAAGAACAAAAGGATGGAGGATAATTTCCGGATCACGGATCGGATCTCGCTGCCAAAGGAATCGCGGAAAACAAACCACCTTTTTTTTTTTTGGAATTCGGAAAACAAACCACCTTCGCATGCCGTATGTTGAGCGATGAGTGTGACGGCGCACGGCCGTAGGATAGGAAGCTGTTTGGCACGTCGTCGGCCAGGGGCCGGGGGCCGGGAGGAGGAAACGGCGACGCTGCTTTTTATGGCCGCCGGCCCGCGTGGGCACCTGCACCTGCGGCTAGACGTGCCGGGAACCGGGACCCGGCGGATAGACGGACGGCTCCACCGCCCAAATCCGTTCCCACGTCTGGCTCGGCCTTCCAACGGCCCGCTCCCCGACGTCCAAACATGCCTCGACCCTGTGTAGGCCTCGCTGCCTCGAACTCACCGCGGCCGTGGGTCGGCAAAAGTCGCCActcacaagtcacaagtcacaaCTCTACTCTAGAGCACACGACTAGTACTGTGCTACGGTGAACTATTCGACATAAACCCTGGTTTTGGTTTAGGGTATGAAAATGATACGTAGTACTCCTACATGACAGTGTTAAAGATTAATTAATGTAGCTCTCAGGGATACATGAAAAGTGCAGCAAATGTTGGTGAGAAGCAGCAGACTGGTCCAACACTGTGCCTTTTGGCACGTTCAGAGTTTCAGACTAGTCCAGTCTCTGCGTTTCTTACCAACAAGCAGGTGTAGCCTTTGGCCCAGCACGAAATTGTGGAAGAGTTTTATCGCACTGTTGGGATTCCCTATCACTTTCTATCATCCTTGTTCAGGTTCTTGTCCCGTCAGCCGCTGTAGCATCAGGAGAATATGGCTGTTCACAGCAAATGTGACAAATGCTAATGTCTCGGTTAGTTTGGCCCTCTCTCCCGTGggattttttttccaaaactatCATCTTTTTATAGCTAATTCGGAAACTATAGTATCCATTGTCAAAAAATCAAAACCATGACCCCGTCGGTCTTGTGGTGGCCGAAGAGGTAGTTTTCGGCCCGAATTTGGCCGAAAATGACTTTTCGTCCAGCAGTTGACCGAAAAGGGCCAACTGGGCCGAAGAGGTGGCGCCGGTGGCGGGCCGGCCGAAAATAGTAGCTTCGGCCTACGCGCGACCGAAATAGGCCGTTTTCGGCCAGCCCGTGGCCGAAGAGGTTTTCGGCCAGGCCTAGACCGAAAAGGTCTGGATAAGGTCGGGCGCGTCGTCTCCTTCCTCCCGGTCAGCTCGCCTCTGTTTCTTTCTCTTCCTCTCGTTCTTCTCTTTAGAGCTCGCTACCCCAAGCCGATCTCCTCCAGTTTGCACCCATTTTCACAACCAAGGCACATAATAGATAGATCGTAGCATTCTCCACCGGCCTATGGTTTTTTTTTGCTATGGGATAGTTTTTTGTGCGTTTGGGGAAGGAGCCATGGTGGGGTGGAGGAGGTGCGGTTGGGATGGAGGTGGTGGTGAGGAGAAGCAGCAGctgtggaggaggaggtggtgaggaggagcagcagctTGGGGGTTGACCGGAGTTGATCCTCCGGTCATCGAGTGGGCGGCGCTGCCGTTGTCCGGTGGTGCAAGTACTTCGCGAGGTGGCCGGTGCCACTGACTGGAAGAgacacacgcttcgaaggtataaccatgtCGTCACTATTTTTCTCTAAATTGTATAGTTTATTAGTTAGTGTTAATATGTTTGTGGTGGCATTTTAGTGCATAGTTAGTGTAACGGATAATATTAGTGTTCGTTGTGATTAATTAGAAGATGACAATGTCTGACACGTGAAAATGTCCGAATCAGTAAATTTGACTGTACTGCGGCGCTGGTAATGTTCGATATAATGAGTTGGGGGTTGATCTTAGCGAGTTTAAAAATGGCGTCATGACACTAGCGGACCCGGACACACTGGATATTAGACAGTTGAAGTACTGGTTGACAACTAGTTTCGGGCTGGATCCTGAAGTATGTTCTGTTAGTATTCATACATTGTGGACCAAATCCTGTAAAAATGTTAAGTGGGAGTTGATGCCTATAGATAGGAGCCGACATTGGTTGACGTTGTTAAGACGTTGTCGAGACCGAAGAATCCACCCACATGCCCTTGTGCAACCTGTGGCGAAGGAGGAGAATACCGTACAACTCCACAGGGGGTATGAACCCGGACAGGGCAGTCAAGTGGCTACCGAAATTGATTTATCCGGGTCACAGCCACCTGATGTGGATGCTAGCCAACCCGAGAAAGAGTCGGACTACGTGCCACACAATGTTTGTGGTCATGATACTGGGCAGAGTAGCCAGTCGATAATATTAGCTGGTTCTGGTTTTGCTGATGGGGATGAGGAAGGGGATGAAATGCAGAGGGtgatggaggaagaggacgaggatggATTCGCGGAGGATCTGGATTCTGAAAATTCCGAGGATGAAGTGGAGGTATCGATTCCTTCTGCATGGGACCAGGACATATCCACCGGCCTTACGGTCAACGATGGCCATGAGACTCCGTGGCAGTATAATCTGAACCAAGTCCAGATAGGGGCTATGTTTGATACAAAGAAAAAATTGAAGTATGCGGTGATAAAGTGGGCCATGTCTACACAGAGGGTTTCTTGGATACACATATCAAGTCCAACAAATTATACCGTGAAATGTGTTGAAACAGGTTGTCCTGGGAAGGTGCACGGGCACGTGCCGAAGTATGACATCCACTGGGTTGTCACCAATGTCGTCCCACATAATTGTGTGAGGAAGAACCTGCTGGTGAAGCATCCTAACCTGACTTCAACTCTCATTGCGCAACTCATGTATACTGAGATAgtagagaagaaagatatggaagcaaaacacatccagacagtagtgaaggtcagatggaattatggcattccttatgggaaggcttggagggctaagcagaAGGCTATGGAGGAAAGGTTTCGGACGTTCTTCGACTCATATGATAATGTTGTCCGTCTCCTTGACATATTGAAGGAAAGGAATCCCGATACTTATCTGAACGTACAACACACGAGGTTGCCGAGTATACCagatttcaaggtgttgaaacAGTGTTCTTCTCTTTCGCTATGTGCATCGAAGCTTTCCGGCATTGTCCTCCTGTTATGTTTGTGGATGGTACATTCCTAACCGGTTAGTACAGAGGGCAAATCCTGACTGCTATTGGTGTGGGCGGGAACAATCAAATCATCCCACTTGCGATGGCATTTGTGGAGGGTGAGAACTTTCCAAGTAGGGTATGGTTCTTCCGGCAAGTGAAAATTGCCATCGTGTAGGACCGACCAAACATGTGTGTCATTCACGACAGACATGCTGGTATATTGAAGGCCGTGAAGACACTAAGTAATCCAACAGCTGATGAACCAACACCTTGGTGGGACTTGCAGAGCCGGTGGTGCATGCGTCATCTTGGGGCAAAAAATTTCTCACAGTTCAAGAACAAGCGGTTGATGAATTTGTTCAAAAAAATATGCAAGCAAAACCAGCAGCGCAAGTACGGATTTATTTGGTCAAAACTAGATGATTTTACTAAGAAGCAGGTTCGTGCGAGGAAGAAAATGGAACAAGATCAGGTTAAATTAGCAGCACTCATCGCGGAGCTAGAGGAGCCAGTAGGTCTTTGTGACTTGCCAGCAATTGACCCTCCTAATACTAAGAGAAAGAAGGGGAGGGCAATAAAGAATTTTTCTGAGTGGATAGAGAAAGAGCCTCATGTGAATTGGTCTTTGCTGCATGACATCCATGGAGCTAGGTATGGCCACATGACAACCAATCATGCAGAGGTGTATAATTTTGTACTTAGAGGGAATAGAGCATTGCCACTTACATCTATTGTGGAGGCCGTATTCCAGGGCACTTTGAGATATTTCAGAGAAAGGCACGAGTTAGCAAGGAAGCATATTGCAGATAATCAGAACACACCTTATTGTAGCCGTGTCATGGAGTACATGGCACATAAGAtagagaaagcaaacaagcacactgtCAGACTGATAGGTAATCAGGAAAGGAGGTATGAGGTTCAGCTTCCTACTAATGGTTTTGGTTCTTCAAATGAGGTGAAGACACACGAGGTAAAAATTGGAACAGAATTTCATCCAACGTGTGAGTGCACATGCAACAAACCGAAGTTGTTGCACCTACCTTGCTCACATGTGTTGGCTGCCTGTGGCCAGATTGAGTTAGACGCTATCTCCTTTGTGTCCCCATACTATTTAAAAGAGGCAGTACTCAACACATGGACAGGTGAGATGACAGGGTTTAGAGTCGTCGGCAATTTCAACAAGGTAAACGACGGTGAGAGAGTATACATCCCGGATCCAGAACTTCGCCGAACAAGTAGGGGCAGACGAAAGGCCCGTCGCATCCGAAACGATACGAACCAATCTGAAGCTGGTGGAGCAACTAGACAATGTTTGTTATGCGCGGCTTATGGGCATAGGATGAAATATTGTCCCGACCTGAACAAAGATGGTGCTTCCACATCTACGAGTGCTTCCACATCTACGAGTGCTTCCACATCAACGACTGTGACAATAGGAGCAAGAGGTAGACATGGTTGTGGCAGTCGAggccgaaggggcggacgaggaagAAATAACTCACAAGCTATATAATGTGTCGTACTATGTTTTaatatgtaatatgtcaggactatgttttaatttgtaatatgttaggactatgttttaatttgtaatatgtcaggactacgttttaatttgtaatatgtcaggactatgttttgtctggactatgttttaatttgtaatatgtcaggactatgttttactTTGTAATATGTTgtactatgttttaatttgtaatatgtttGTACTATGTTTTATTTGCACCTGAGATTTGTTGTTTGAATTGCATATATGTCTTCGTATCTgttgcttaatggtaacatcgatagagAGCACCGGGGCGCCCTTATGGAAGCGGGCAAGAACATAGACGTGTTGGTCACTCGTACCCCAAAGTCTAACTGGTTGATACACCATTCATGGGTTGATAGGTATGTGTGCATATAATGGAGTCCATATACTGACTTACTATGTTTGACATACTTTTCATAGGCGCTAACAATCTCTTTATTTCGTAGGTTAAGTTGGGCTAGACTTCTATCCTTGGCACGACTGGTTGAGGGTACATTGGATGAGTGGGTTGATGGTCCGGACTTAGATGAGGTAGGTGAACCATTGCAGTTACACAATAGGCAAGTGAAACATTTCTCTTACGACAAGTCACTCCTTACCTGCTTAGTAGATAGATAGAGACCAGAGACACATACGTTTCACTGGGGGAGAGATGGCGCCTACTTTACAAGATGTGTCTTGTTGGGATTACCTCTGGCCGGTGCTGCCATAGGTCCTTTGGAGGCAGAATCTGGTTGGCAAGCAGCGATGCAGACCCGTTTTTTGGCTGCGTGCCAACTGCGAGGGCCATAGCCAACGATCCTCACATGCCTCTTTTTAGATGGTTGAGCCAGTTTCAGGTAACCTTCATGGCCACTTAAACAAATGTTGTTTTTTTAGTTGCCCGATGTTCATACAATCATTACATTTCTATGTAGATTGTCTCGTTAGGATATCTCGATGTTCAGTTGTCGGAGGCACAGATTGACCGGATTGTTGTTgcgtgttttacgtggctgctatgggtttctagcaagaacgtttcttacctacgcaaaaggcacaccggtgatatgccaattgctatttacccttcataaggaccctcttcatcgaatccgatccaactaaagtgggagagacagacacccgctagccatcttatgcatcaagtgcatgtcagtgggtggaacctgtctcacgtaagcgtacgtgtaaggtcggtccggaccacttcatcccacaatgccgccgaatcaagataagactagtaatgataagcaaattgaccaaatcatcgcccacaactactttgtgttctactcgtgcatagaatctacacatagacctagatcatgatgccactattggggaacgtagtaataattcaaaattttcctacgtgtcaccaagatcaatctaggagatgctagcaacgaaagAGAAGGAGTGcaccttcatacccttgaagatcgctaagtggaagcattacaagaacacggttgatggagtcgtactcgcggcaattcaaatcacggaagacccgatccaagcgccgaacggacggcgccttcacgttcaacacacgtacaacccaggggacgtctcctccttcttgatccagcaataggagaggagaagttgaggggaaCTCCGgcaacatgacggcgtggtggcggtggagctcgtggttctccggcagggcttcgccaagcactacggaggaggaggaggtgttggaggagggaggggctatgCCAGGAACGGGGGTGCGGCTGCCctatctctccctcactatatatagggggaaggggggaggaggaggcgccctagggtttccctaggggaggggaggcggccacaggggaaaccctagatgggtttgggcgcccccacccttagGAAACTTgctccccaagccgggaggggcggctgccctaggggaggcgccccccacctctccaggttacgtgagatggggtgggaggggcgcacagccccttagtgggctggtgtgccccctccccttggcccataaggccctcaacgcttgtcggggcctccgaaactcctttcggtcacgctggtcgtcacccggtactcctaGAACAATTCCGGATTCCAATacgcttcgtccaatatatc from Triticum dicoccoides isolate Atlit2015 ecotype Zavitan chromosome 6A, WEW_v2.0, whole genome shotgun sequence encodes:
- the LOC119317232 gene encoding uncharacterized protein LOC119317232; translation: MATVVATVEAGVVAVASGRSSKLVRGLYWRLRAGIRRLQSERRRWRGGGGRRERFNFHYDALSYALNFDDGRRAADLVLA